The Solanum lycopersicum chromosome 8, SLM_r2.1 DNA segment ACTTTCTTGACCTTCCAAAATCAAGCACACAACTACAACTTATTCATTGTCTTATAAATAGAGAGTTAAAACACACACCGGATGATGTGTTtgctattgaaataaataacaaaaagttattttttggtCTTAGAGAATTTGGGATAGTTACAGGCTTAAATTGTGTTGGTGATGGCACATCTATCAATGTTCCCAATTCTAGATGTAGTTTGATGAGTAGTTATTTTCCGGAAAAAATCACAGTTCCAAAGAGTCATCTACGTGCACTGTTTTTAGCTAAAAAATTCATAGATGATGACTCGACTGTTTCATTGGCTGTTCTATacttcattaatgattttttattttcatatgagGACAACGAATACCAAATTAGCAATAGAGATTTTTACCTTGTGGAAAGTGGAAAATTCAATTCATATCCGTGGGGTTTAGATGTCTACAAAAAGTTGTCTGATTCTGTGAGGCATGAGCTTAAGTCAACACATAAGTACTATAGAATTGGTGGCTTGCCTCTTGCTCTTCAAATTTGGATATTTGAGTGTTGttcaaaggttgatgaagataTAGCTATTCGTGTTGCTGATTCTATTCCAAGAATCTTGAATTGGAAGACAATTGCAGAAAGTCCATGGTTAAAATATATTGAGAAATGTCTCTTCATGCCTACAAAAAACAAGGCATTTGTACAAAGTTAATACATTTTATTACATTGTTTATTTGAACTCAAGTTACTATATCTAATGTTATTTTGTGTATTTGGTTTTTCAGTTTGAGAACATAGTGGCCAGTGAAGATGAAGTATCCAAATTCAGGCTTCCTGAAACTCGTGATTACCAtgctgaaattttgaaattggagCCTAAAGGATCAAATCATGGTCTAGACATTTTGACCAATGAAGTCATAGAATTGAGAAAAGAGCTTGTAAAAGTATACACAAACTAAACTTTAggctttttattttaaaactgttattttttaatattttcgttatgatttaatatctattaggtgaatgaaaataacaaagCGCTTGAAGAGAAGATTGATTTAGGATTCAATCAAATCAAAGAATTTGTGGTGAACTCAAACAAACAATTATTGGAGGATATTTCTTTGCTGTTTGCTAAGAGTGGTGGTAGCAGCTCTGTTATTCGAGAAGTTAAGGAACCATCTAAGAAGCATGCTGACGAGACATTTTCAGGTGGATTAGATTTTAATGGAGGTTCGTTTATAAATGACACGAATTcgatatttcatttttcagttaactttgatatgttttttttaataatatgttaattacatATACAACATTTTCTCCCCGTGTTAATGCATCTGTAAATGAATCGAGAGGGAACGATGCTCATGTTATGGGAtcaaatcaaaatgaagaatctcAAGTGCTTAAAGCTACAGTTAGATTTGCTgatgttgaaaattttgaaagagtATCAAGTAAAATAGGTAATGAaggattttatacaaatatattacatatttcatatattttaattcaattctgTTTTTTTAAATGTTCTTGTTATGTACAGATGAAGATGTTGCAGGAATTGTTATTGAAAAAGTTCTATCAGAGGTTGTTGCTGATATAAATGGtattcattttcttaacttCAACTAAACTTCTTTCGATTTATTTTgataacattattaaaatatttatttggctTACAGTCCAAGAGGCTGCTGATGTGAATACAGTTGGGGCGAAACCTGATGGTAATGTAGTAAAAAAAACCAACATAAATAAGTGTTGCATCTGTTGAttgtaaattaatcaatatatctaTTATATGCAGATGCAACAGAGGATTGTCAAAAACCTTTGCATACTTTAGATGactttattttacttgataaaGATCTTTCTCAGATCAATAGGACTGAAGAATCTTATCTAAAAAAAAGAGCCCAAGTtgatcaaaacaaaaagaaagtgtCACCGAAGAAACGTGGCAGAAAGAAAAATCCAGGAAAGTTAATAACATCTCCCTTCACACAACATTTTGAATCTGGAGGAACTTTATGTGTTACACGTCAGGTTTTTGAGACAAAACATCCTTTTTTATATGCAAGCGGAGGAGATGATGAATCTGATTTGATCGATTCATTCACTAAGTGGCTTTATATGGGtacaaaaaagaggtaatttattttgatgtttttgggataattttcctaattcataatatatacaaGCTTAATTCAATTTGTGGAACGCTCTGTACCTCTTTTTTAGTTTCGTATTTGCCTCTTTTTTAGTTGTTCCTGTCTCGGTTTTgagtatttgtttatttttgttctgTTTTGATAGGGGAAAGAAACCTTATACAGATGCTCTTAATGTTATCAATCCAACATTTGAATTGGGTGTCTGTACAGTAGATGAAAGACTCTGGTTTTTCAAATTGGCACATTCTGGACAACAatggtgtgatgaggtttgttatataaattttagttggacgttaatatttctttgattCGTTCTGTTTCTTAATCTTGAGTTTGTCTTTGTCTCAACTAAAATTCTTTCTGTTTAGTTGTGTAGATAGATTGTATTTTTCATCTATTGAAGCTCTTTAGTTGTGTGACGTTGTAATTCTATAGCTTGcaagtcatttttctttctgttcttgttcCCTTTGTCTCTGTCTTTCAAGAGGGACAAAAGCTCAGGATATTGCGAAAAGAATGAAACTTGTAATCATGTTCTTGTCATTTTAgcttcaattcttttttttgagGTTCATTGTATCATTAAGAATCCACATTTATGCATATACATGAGCtagaatattatataaaatatgtcaGCTTCAGTAAGTTACTGTTGTCTCTAAGTTTTTTCTGGGTAGAAATTGAACATCTTCATAAGTTCTATCACTGTTGTGTTTCACcaatatgtgatgaatgagccACACTTGGGGCGAAAACAGAGTTTTACCTTAACTTTGAGTTGAAATTTCTGCACTGTTCTTTCACTATTCTGtttcataagtttttttttttgcagcatATTGATGTCATTTTCTATTAcctaagaaagaaaggaaaatatgaTACCAACAGTAATGTTCGTTTTACGACGACTGATTGTGTTTTCAAGACAAAGATTACCAATTCTTTCTTTAAACTTTGTGATGCTCATGAGgataagaaaaattttaaagttttagatTCTGATGATATTGCCCGGTATATCAGTGGACGTCGTTTGTTGGCAAGTACCTCGTGGGATAAAGTGGATTTTGTTCTTATTCCACTAAACATTAAAGAGAATCGTCACTGGATTTTTGTGGTGTTTGATATTGGGCAAAGGTCATTGGAGGTGTATGATTCATTTCCGGCTAGGGGTGGGGTGAATTTAGaggtaaaaaatattgttgagatGCTTTCGGTTGTTTTACCATATTATCTAAGTGTGGTTAAGTTCTATGATAAGCGTCCTGAATTGAAGTCAACACCAAAATACAGTGAGATAAATGAGTTCGAGAAAATTGAGTTTCATTTCATAACTAAAGATGTTCCCAGACAAAATGAGGATTCACTGTAAGTATTattaaatatgtgttttttttagttattaaattgattttttgataataattttatattgaattttgtaggGATTGTGGAGTTTTCGTTGCTGCATTTGCGGAGTTTGTAAGTAATGGCCAACATATTcaaaatcaacaagtaaagGCAGACATTGTCCGAAAGAGATTTGGAGCTATATTATGGGAATATGCAAGAAGGAAGCAAGCGAGTGACCTTCAAAGTGAAGACGAAAGACCAGTTAGATAAAGGAATATAGTTATATTAGTTAGTATGACTATGAAAACTATATACTGTAAAATAATTTGTAGTTACTATGGCTATGAAAAATTGTATTGGTCTATTTTGTAAGTCTTGATATTATATACCTAACTGTGTTGTTTATATGTAAGTCTTCTATTTGAAGTTGTTCCTTCTTTGTGTCCTTATTGAtcctttctgtttgtacttCCTCTAAGGAATTTTGTCTTTGCAGTTGGAATGCTACATATGTTAGTTTGTTTGGGAGCAACAAGCTGCTGCCCATGTCTATCCAGCTTGCTGGAAGTATGCATGATTGAGTTTAAAAAAGTCAATGCTCCTCATACTTCTGTTTGAATGACACTATGAATGCTTATGTAAAACTGGCAGGAAATGGtagtaaaaaattgtaattaggTTGATTTAAAGTTATAGttttatttgaatatgtaatttgagtagtaaaaaattgtaattttcgAGGTGAACATGAAACCTCAATAAGTTgtgaaaactataaaaaaatcatgtatttttttttggttgcaaATATATGAACTTCTGTGTTACGAATcgatactatttatttttttgaaatcctatttttctttatagaaTTAGAACAAGACATTAATCTTAAAATTTccacaagtgaattaaacctgaattaaacttgaattaaatctATATTATGGTAACAattgaattaaacctgaattaaacttgaattaaatatatattacacAAATGGTAACAattgaattaaacctgaattaaacctaagctaaagttgtattacacaaatactAACAAGTGACAAAGAGCTATATTACAAAAATACTAACAAACCAAAAACATACCAAGCATCACCCAAATTCCCCAACCTGACAATTATACTCAGCAAGACATTTCCAAGCCTCAAGCTCAACTGAGTTATTCCAGTAAACTATATCATTTCatctatatatcatataaaatgtaaCTATACACATAGAAACATTCCAGTAAACTGAATAACATGAGATTGCACAACTAAGAAAGCATTCTATTAAACTGAATAACACGAGATTGCGGaactaaacaaattatttttttattcttgatcataagGCCTGACATTTTTGCAAGTCTTCCTGTTGTGATCATGTTGTCCACAATTACTGCATGTAATTTTCGCCTTCTTGAATCCATCTTCTCTCAGTTGagtatgtcttttattttttggccTTCCCGGAGGTCTCTTTCCATGAGGTGGAAGTACAATATCTTGAAGAACATGTGTTGGTGTGTTCCATGTACTTTCATTTGGCAGGGGATCCATTTGAAATTGATATGTcaacaataaattttttcttgtatagtaAGCCGAACAATATTTCTCATAACCAGTGTGTTTTATTGTTAAAACGGCCAAAGCATGTGGACATGGTAACTCATCCAATTGAAATCTCCCACATGTGCATGTACGTTGGTGAAGACATACTGTGAATTGTGTAATACCATCAAGTACGGtatacacatatttatttgtctcTACAacctatgaaaaaaaatatattcaagagAGATGTTAGATATGAATCCGAAGAAAAAATACTAGCAAACAGATTAGGCATACCTTTAATTTCTCTGATGCAGTTTTATTGCGCCGcaatatattttcatacttttttccAAGGTGAAAACCTGAAAATGTCGCCTTTGATCTGTTATTGTTATTCCATTTCTGTACAAGTTGTCTCATGAATTCCAAGAGTTGCAAGACTGTAAGAACTTTGGCATGTCTTGTTCGTGAATTGACTGATTCTGCTATATTTGATGTCATCATCCAAGTTCTGTTTACTTCAGCATGCACACGCGACCATTTGTTGTATCCAATGTTCAACA contains these protein-coding regions:
- the LOC112942001 gene encoding uncharacterized protein translates to MEEGLRRSPRLVTASNRKVYRRNRKKLQVSSSNSMDEIPSFSLGISQISGEKNNEEKNNEEKNNEEENKKQKKGKKRVKEVKTMKKSKKICVTLASTSKKIVDSDDDFEDLPPQFQSKSLKNKDGLEKKRPVNDGKTRNRLPKSVILPESRYPDRKFWKHPDVVYISSRWSCYTNHSVIEQIKLSLSDKQLEMFRNTCFGYFLDLPKSSTQLQLIHCLINRELKHTPDDVFAIEINNKKLFFGLREFGIVTGLNCVGDGTSINVPNSRCSLMSSYFPEKITVPKSHLRALFLAKKFIDDDSTVSLAVLYFINDFLFSYEDNEYQISNRDFYLVESGKFNSYPWGLDVYKKLSDSVRHELKSTHKYYRIGGLPLALQIWIFECCSKVDEDIAIRVADSIPRILNWKTIAESPWLKYIEKCLFMPTKNKAFVQS
- the LOC101256790 gene encoding uncharacterized protein, coding for MGSNQNEESQVLKATVRFADVENFERVSSKIDEDVAGIVIEKVLSEVVADINVQEAADVNTVGAKPDDATEDCQKPLHTLDDFILLDKDLSQINRTEESYLKKRAQVDQNKKKVSPKKRGRKKNPGKLITSPFTQHFESGGTLCVTRQVFETKHPFLYASGGDDESDLIDSFTKWLYMGTKKRGKKPYTDALNVINPTFELGVCTVDERLWFFKLAHSGQQWCDEVCYINFSWTLIFL